Below is a genomic region from Desulfobacter sp..
AAAAATGTAACATCCCTGGAAAACTCAAATTCCGCCATCATATACGCCTTGAGCTTAAATGCGGTCCGGGTTCTGGGCCCCCTGCCCATGGCGCATACCCGCAAGCTGTGAAACCCTATATTTGAATTCTGTGACCCCATGAACGCCTGTCCAATTATTATTTTTTATCACCATAGGGTAGATGATTTCGGATGTCAACAGATCTGCTCTGCCCCTGATCCACCATACAGCACCACCTTTTTCGTTGCCTGCGTTTGCTCCTCCCTGGGGAGTATGACTTATACACCTCACTTGTCGCTCGCTTAGCGCCACAATATGGTAGCTTGCTGGTGGCCAGGAAAGCACGGAATATCCCCATATTTAAGCAAATATGAAATTAGGCGGCGGATTTGGGTCTGCCTGATCTGCCATCAGGTTACCACGGGTTTATTGAATCGTTTGCTCCCTGCAAGTATGGTTTTTCCACCCCGGTTGCCAGGTTTGGTCCCCCAACAGGGCCGCCGGCCGAAAAAAAGCCCCCCCATTTAAACCAATATAAGATCCGTCAATGGGGTAAACTGGCCAGATCAAAGTTGAGCCGTACCATAAATTTCATATTTTTTTTTAAAAATCACCCAAATGGGGGATGTTTTCATACACAAGTTAAGGTTAATTCAATACACTAGCAGGGTAAATGGACAACAAGATAAAGGAAATCGCATATGAGTGAACATTCAAAAATATTTGAAACCCACTACCAGAACTATTGCAGACAAATTCAAGCCATTGATCTGGATGCCATAAAAAAACGGCTGAACATTCAAGTAAAAAACAATATTGCCCATGTTCGGCTTTTCGATCAAACCTATCAGGTCTCGGGCCGGGGCATTTTTGATGAGGCCAATAAAAAGGCAGACTATGTCACCTGCGTTATTTTATCCAAATATCTTTTGAACTGCCCGGATCAATCCTATTTGGATGCTGATTGGTGCACATTTCGTGATTTTAAAAAAGAATCTCATTTCACCAATGCCAACTTTTTCAATTCAGATACCACCCGGAAAATCATCGACTTTTTTTCCGGCCGGTTAATTGAGCTTAAAACAGCGGCCGAACACATACAGGGGGTTAACGAGCAAACAGACCTGGCCTATGACCTGTCTTTTTCATTTACCGCCCTGCCCCGATTATCCCTGCTGCTGCTGGTAAACGAGGCAGATGACGATTTTCCTGCCGACTGCAAGGTCTTGTTCCAGCGGCAGGGGGAATATTATCTGGATCCGGAATCTCTGGCCATGACCAGCGGACTTTTGGCCCAAAAACTAATCCGTGCGGACGAAACCAAAGGAGATTAAACCAATGGCTGAATTTAAAAACACCATGGATGTCTTTAAAATATTGAAAAAAACCAATTGCCGAAAATGCAACAAACCCACCTGCCTGGCTTTTGCTGCGGCGGTTTTCCAGGGGCAGATCGCCTTGAGCGAATGCCCGTTCATTAATAAAGAGTTACTTGAAAAATATGGGTCTCAAAAATTAGAATATGAATCTGCGCCTGAGCAGGACTATATCAAGGTGATGGGCCAGCTGAAAGACCGGATAAAAAAAATCGATCTTGAATCAAGAGCTGAACCTCTGGGCGCAAAATTTTCAAAAGGCAGACTCACCTTGAAAATTTTCGGCAAAGACTTTGGCATTGATGAAAAAGGGGAAATCTCAACAGATATTCATGTCAACCAATGGATCGCCCCGCCCGTATACAACTATATCCTCAACAGCAAAGGCCTCCCTTTGACAGGATCATGGGTGCCTTTCAGGGAACTTAAAACATCCAAAGACTGGGCCCGTTTTTTTGAGTATCAATGTGTGGGGGCATTTAAACAAGTGGCAGATACCAACCCCTCTTTTTTCAAAGACATCATAGAATTGTTCAACGGCAAACCTGTTCAGAATCATTATGATGCGGATATTTCTTTGATGATTCGTCCGTTGCCGCTGCTACCCATGCTGATTTGTTACAACCGTGCCGAGGATGGGCTGGAATCGGATCTGAACCTGTTTTTTGACGATAGCGCAGATAAAAATCTGCCCATAGAAAACATTTATTCCCTGTCCACGGGCCTTGTCAATATGTTTAAACGCCTGGCCCAGACCCATGGCTGAATCCCTTGGGCCAGGGCCGTTTTGAATAATTGTCTTTTGGCTTGATTTCTTTGCACAGGCAAATTTTAACCCTTGAAGTAATATAGATATTTCTCTGGTTGAAATTTGCCAGGTTCAGACCGATAGAATGCCCGTTGAACTCAAACCATGAGTGATCAGATCTCTCTTTAATATTCATCATTTAAGCTTGGGAGTCTATATATGGATTCATATCTAACAAAATATGCCGTTCGCTACGATCAATGGCTGGGCAAAGATAAAATGAAATATTCCTCCAAGGTCATTCCCATTCATCAATCCCTTGAAGCCAGGCAATGGGTGATGCCGACACAACAGGCCATTTCCATAATTGCCCGGGCCGATTCTTTTGCCTTAACCCCATGCGCATGCCGGACACATTATCAATGTGATAAACCCAAAGAGGTCTGTTTTCTGCTCAACGATTTTGCACAAAAGGCGGTTGAACAAAAGGCGGCCCGGAAAATTGATTTCAATGAGGCCGAACAGGTGCTGCACACTGCGGCCGAAGCCGGGCTTGTTCACCTAAGCTTATACCGGCCCGACCAAAAAGTATTTGCATTGTGCAATTGCTGCTCCTGCTGCTGCCATGATCTCCAATTGCTAATCAAACACCATAGGACCGAATTGGTGATGCATTCCGACTTTATTGCCGCCACCAATGAGACCCTGTGCACAGGCTGTGGCTTTTGTACGGAAAACTGCCCGTTCAAGGCCCGCGACCTGACAGACCAGGGCCGGATTGCCTTTAATCCCCAACTCTGTTATGGGTGCGGGGTGTGCATTCCCATATGCCCTGAAAATGCCATTGAGATGAAAGAGCGTCACAAATTGCCAACCCTGTAACCCGAATATTTCACGAATACAATGGTCTTTTTTTCCGTTGTATCTTATCCATGGCCCGGCAACCCGGAAAAGGGCGGATTTTCCTTGATCCTAAATCCCTAGCCGTGCCAATTGCCCCGGGCAGGGCAGTATCATTGATCAAAATCAAAGCAATAGTTTAAATTGAAACGGTGGTTGAGTTCTGTCATCTGTGCCTGAAGGCTCTTTGGGACGGGACAGCCATGGACCTTTCGATACTGCCAGGCCAGCCATTCTTTTTCCCCTGCCGTATAAATACGATCCTGGCCGGGTGCTTTTTTTGAGGCCCGCAGATCCCGCATGATCTGTCCGGCAGTCGCTTTGAATTTGTCCAGCCCAGTGAACTCTTCAATATCAACGGCCATAAAAAAATGGCCCAGAGGAATGGGTGTTTTATTGCCGTCAGCATCCTTTCCGCTGAGCTGTTTTAAAAATTTCCCCCTTGAAGTGCAGCACAAAGGACCTCAACAATGGTGGCATATCCATAGCCTTTATACCCGGCGGTCTTTTCGCCCAATCCCCCAAGGGGGCTAAAAGCCGCCTTTCCAAGGGTAAGATCCTCTAAAATCCTGACAGTGTCGGTACGGGTGTTGCCCTCCTGCCCGATCACCCATCCTGAAGGGATTTGTTTTTCAGCCCTGCCGTAAACCTCAATTTTACCCCGCTGGGAAACCGATGTGGCACAGTCCAGAATAAAAGGAAAATCCTCGTCCGTTGGAAATCCAACGGTCAAAGGATTGGTGCCCAGCATGTTTTCCACCCCAAAGGTCGGAGCGATGGAAGGCCTGGCATTGGTGCCGGTGATACCGATCATCCCCTTTTTGGCCGCCATTCTCGCATAATAGCCGGCAATACCGTAGTGGGTTGAATTTCTTACGGCAACCATGCCCATGCCGTGTACACGGGCCTTGTCCATGGCCATTTGCATCCCATTTTTGGCAATCACATGTCCCATGCCGTTGTTCCCGTCTAAAACAGCAGTGGTTTTCCTGTCCCTGACAATGGAAATCTGGGTCAGAGGATTCAAGGTGCCTGAATCAATTCTGTCAATGTATATGGGTTTTAAACGCCCGATGCCATGGGAATCAATCCCGTATTTGTCAGAGGTGATCAATACATCGCTGACAATATCTGCATCCTTTTCAGGCACCCCGCTTGCCATGAGAACATTTTTCATAAACTTGTAAACAAGGTCAAAGTCCATCCATTTACAGTCTGTATACGCATCTTCATAGGCCATTGTCTTTTCCTTTGATGATTAATGATTAGCCGATAATACCCATCCCCTTTTTTTAAGATTGAGGAACAAAAAATTAAACAGCAAAAGCCGTACCACGGGCTAAAGTCAAGTACAGGACAGCCCCTGAAAAAGGGAAAAGACCGTGGGGCGAGGATCGGGAGCAGGCAGGCTTTTTCCAGGAAAATCATTGGAAAAAATATAGGTGTCTGAAACTTTTACACAATGGAAAAAAGCCTTTCTCACCTTGCCGTAACGGCCTCGATCCTGGAAGGGCTTTGGATGAAAACCGTTAAAACCATACCGGTTGATGGTCCTGTCGACTAAAAGAACAATTTCGCTGAACCCCATAGGCAATTTTAATCAAATGATTTTTTACCAAGGTCACTTTTGTACGTTGACTCGGTGAAATAAGATGATAGACTAATTTAATTCCAAATTTATTGAGTTTGAAGGAGAGGTTTTGGCCGAACTTCGCGTTAAAAAAAATGACTTAATTGACGGTTTTCCCCCAAAAAAAACCTTGGTCAGTTCCCTTAAGATTCTGCTGCCGCTATATACCACCTACATTATTTTTGTACTCAGTCTCTTTTTAGTCTTCATTCCCCAACAAAAAAAACAATTGCTGGATCAGAAAAAAGAAGCCATCCATAATCTAACCGACAGTGTAATCAGTTTATTGTACGAATTTGAGTTGAAAATAAAGCAGGGGGAAATCACGCCGGAGACAGCACGCGCAGAAGCAAAACATCAGATCCGCACCCTGAGATACGGGCCGGAAGGCAAGGATTATTTCTGGATCAATGATATGCATCCCTTTATGGTTATGCATCCTTATCGATCGGATATAGAGGGAAGCGACCTGAGAGTTTTCAAAGACGCCGCAGGGAAATACCCCTTTGTTGCAATGGTTGAAACGGTGATGAAAAAACAAGGCGGTTTTGTGGGATATCATTGGCAATGGAAGGATATTCCCCAGAAAAAAGTGCCGAAAATTTCCTATGTTGAAAAATTTTCACCCTGGGGCTGGGTTCTTGGAACCGGTTTCTATGTAGACGATATTCATCGGGAGATAAAATTGATTCGCCAAAAGATTCTAACCATTTTCGGCGGCATCCTGGTATTTATCATCCTTTTATCCCTATATATTACCAAACAGGTGATTCAAATTGAGCAGAAAAAAAATCTGGCGGAAAAAGCACGAAACCTGGACGAATTGAGATTAAAGAAGCTGTTTGAATTAAACCAGATGACCCATGCATCAATGAATGCCCTGACAGAATTTGCCCTGGAAGAAGCGATCTCTTTGACCCAAAGCGAAATTGGATACCTGGCATTTTTAAGTGAGGATGAATCACAGCTGAGGATGCACACCTGGTCAAGACAGGCCATGAGACAATGCGAAATTGAGGATAAAATACTGGTATACAAGGTTGCAGATACCGGCCTGTGTGCTGAAGCGGCCCGGTCCAGAAAACCATTAATCATCAATGACTACCCCAATTTTTCCTCATCGGCAAAACAAGGATATCCCCAAGGCCATGTCAAAATTTTACGGGTAATGAATGTTCCCATTTTTGACGGGGATAAAATGGTTGCCCTGGCAGGCGTTGGAAACAAAAAAGAGGACTATAATGATTCAGATGTCCGTCAATTGGGATTGATGATGGACGGTGTCTGGAAAATTCTTCAAAGAAAAAAGGCGGTGGTTGATTTGCGGAAAAGCGAGGAGCGCTATCGTCTGCTGGCAGAGAATGCAACCGATGCGATCTGGATTCTTCAGCTTGCCGATTTTAGATTTTCCTATGTCAGTCCGGCCATGGAAGGCCTGTCAGGATACGCCCCGGCGGAATTCATTGGTTTGGAGATGGAGGAGCATCTGACTCAAAAATCCCGGGAACAACTCTCTGCAGTCATTTCCCAAGAACTGGACCGGGACGGTGCGGATGCAAAACGATTCAATGTGCTTGAATTGGAAATGATTCAAAAATCTGGCTCAACCATATGGATTGAAGTCAATGCCCGCTTTTTAAAAAATGACAAAGGTATTCCAGAAAAAATATTGGGAATCACAAGGGATATTACCCAGCGCAAATCCCTGGAAAAAAAATTAGTTGAAAGCAATGCGGACCTGCGAATCGCCCAGAAAATAGCCGGCATTGGCAATTGGTCGTCTGATCCACAAACAGGTGTTCGTGTCTGGTCAGAGGAGCTTTACCAGATTTTTGAAAGAGATCCCGAGAAGGGGCCTTATCCTTTTGCGGACCTTCAAAAAATATATGTGGGAAAATGGTGGGAACAATTCGATTCTGCGATTCACAAGGCATACTCCCAAGGCTGACCCTACGACATTGAGTTGAATCTCATCCTGCCTTCTGGCAAAATGAAATGGGTGAATGCCATCTGCGAACCAGAACCTGTGCCCGGTCCCAAAGGCCACTTTCTTCGGGGAACCATTCAGGACGTTACCGAGCGAAAAAAAATGGAACAGCGGATACAGCAGACCCAGAAAATGGAAGCCCTTGGCACCCTTGCCGGAGGCATAGCCCATGATTTTAATAATATTCTTTCCTCTATTTTCGGGTTTACGGAACTTGCAAAACTCAACTCAAACGGGGACCAGAAGATCCTAAACAATTTGAAACAAGTTCTGGATGCGGGCTTGCGAGCCAGGGAACTGGTAAAGCATATATTGACATTCAGCCGCAAATCAGATGCCCAAAAGGATGTGATCCGGGTTGTCTCTCTGGTCAAAGAATGTCTCAAATTTTTAAAAGCCTCAATCTCCCCGGACATTGATATTAAAATGCATTTTCCCGGAACAGATCATATGGTCATGGCTGATCCAACCCAGTTGCACCAGGTGTTTATGAACCTTTTTACCAATTCAGCCTATGCCATGAAAGATCACGGCGGAATACTTGATGTGAAACTGAAATCCATTGATCTTGGTGCCGATGATACCTTCCTCTTAAAACAATTGCCCCGGGGCAAATATGTTCATATCACCGTTTCAAACACCGGGTGCGGTATTCCTAAAAATGTTATCGAAAAAGTGTTTGACCCCTTTTTCACAACAAAACATAAGGGAGAAGGCACTGGAATGGGGCTGTCCCTGGTGTATGGGATCGTTCAGGAGATGAATGGCCATATTTCCATCCACAGCGAACCTGGAATGGGGGCAAGCGTTGAAATGCTGATTCCAGAGCAGACCAGCAAAACCGGAGAGGATGAAAACCGGAAAGCAGAACCACTTATAACCGAGAGGAGCAGGATACTCATCGTGGATGATGAACCCTCTATTATTGAATGGACCTCCCAGATGCTGGGCACACTCGGGTATGACATTGTCGGTATGAACAATGGCCTGGATGCCGTTGACGCCTTTAAGCGGGATCCCATGGGGTTTGATCTTGTTTTAACCGATCTGAGAATGCCCGGGATGGATGGTCTTGAACTGTCCGCCCTTTTAAAGGCAGAAAGACCCGACATCCCCATTGTTCTGTGTACAGGGTTTAGCGAAGGGGTAACTTCTGAGACAATACAGGCCTGCGGCATTTCTGATTTGATCATGAAACCCATGATTACAAGCGAGTTATCACGTATCATAAAAGCGGCATTAAAACTAGGACAAAAACAGGAATAGGGTATGGTTAAAGTATTAATTATCAGTAGTGTCCGGTTAGGTTGTTGCATATAAAAAGCATCTAAAATCATTGAAAAAACAGTCGGTTTTGTGTTGACAAATGTGCGTAAAAATTTTTGTGCGCCTTGAAAATTTAACTCAAGGAGCTCAAATGACGCACATCTCAGTCCCTAAAAAACAACTACGGTCCCTGAACTTTGACAATTTCAGGTGCCCTCTGATAAAGTCACTTTCAAAAGCACCGGAATTACAATCTCGAGGAGACCGCCCTTTAAAAATGACATTCGAAGACCAGATAAATGCTTTGGTTTATTTCCATCTTCAGGAGCACAAGTCTGCCCGACATTTAATTCAGGATCTCAAGGAGAATGTTTTTGCTAAAGAAAATATTGCGCCAGACGGTGGTATCAGCCGTAGTAGTTTCTGTGAAGCCATCAATCACAGGGGACTCGAACAACTGCAATTTATCTTTGAGGATCTTTATAAACAGGCTCTTGAGTGTCATCCGGGTGAACACGCCGAGTTAGGAGAGTTGGTTTCCATTGACGGTAGTCTCATAAATGCAGTCCTTTCAATGCACTGGGCGAACTACAGAAAAGGAAGTAAAAAAGCCAAAGTACATTGCGGATTTGACATTAATCACGGAATCCCAAACAAAATCTTTTTGACTGAAGGCAACGGCGCTGAACGCACTTTTGTTCCCAAAATACTTTCCAAGGGGCAAACAGGTGTTATGGATCGTGGATATCAATCCCATAAAGAATTTGACCTGCTTCAGGAGCAAGGCAAACATTTTGTCTGCCGTATAAAAACCAGGACAACAAGAACAATTATTGATAACCACGAGACCCCTTCCGACAGCTACATTTTTTATGATGCACTGGTTAAACTTGGTACTCCGAATCAAAACCAGACGAAAAGGCCTGTTCGGGTTGTTGGCTATAAAATTGCTGGCGTCAAATACTATGTGGCAACTGACAGGCATGATTTAACAGCGGAACAAATAGCAACAATTTATAAACTCCGGTGGACCATTGAGGATTTTTTCAAATGGTGGAAAGAACATCTGAAGGTATATCATCTCATTGCCCGCAGTGAATACGGCCTTATGGTTCAGATTCTTGGCGGCCTTATCACTTACCTGTTACTGGCAATCCATTGCCAAAAACAGTTTAATGAAAAGGTCACGATCAAAAGAGTTCGGCAGCTGCGAACCGCCATTCTAAATGACCTGTTTGGCTGCGAGGAGCAGAGCTCTCATAGTTCAAACAGGGACAATATTGTCAAAGATCAAAAAATTATTGAGCAAGCAAAAACCTAACCGGACATCACTGATTAATTATTGATGATGATTCAAAAATATGTCTGTTTTTCAGCACGCTGCTCGAACAGATGGGGTATGAATTTGAGATCGCCCATACCGTCAAAGAGGGACTCACTCTTTTTGGAAACCAGGATTTTGATCTGGTCCTTCTTGATTTGGAACTTCCCGATGGAAACGGGTTGGATCTGCTGCCTGAATTTACCGGGGCGCATCAGGCACCAGAGGTGATCATCATCACCGGGACCGGAGACTCCAGAGGCGCAGAACTGGCATTTAAATACGGGGCATGGGATTATGTCCAAAAGCCTTTTCTCCTTGATGAAGTCTCTTTGCCCATTGCAAGAGCCCTTCAATATCGCAAGGAAAAATTGGCCGCCCCTTGTTTGGTTCCACTGATCCGGCCTGATATCCTTGGGGAATCAGGTGCGATCAGAAATTGCCTGGAAGAGGTGGGCAAGGCCGCGGCAACGGATGCCAGTGTATTGATTACAGGAGAAACCGGAACAGGCAAGGAATTATTTTCAAAAGCCATACACGAAAACAGTAAAAGAGCGGACCATCCGTTTATTGCTGTTGATTGCGGTGCTTTGCCGGAAACATTGCTGGAAAGTACCCTGTTCGGACATGAAAAAGGGGCATTCACAGGTGCTGAAAAAAAACAGGATGGGCTTCTGGTTCAGGCCAATGGCGGCACATTGATGCTGGATGAAGTCGGAGATCTTCCCCTGGCCGCTCAAAAATCTTTTCTGCGAACCCTCCAAGAAAGATCTGTCCGTCCCCTGGGCGGGAATAAGGAGATTCCTGTTGATATTCGTCTGGTGGCAGCAACAAACCTGGATTTGGATAAAATGGTCCAAGAAAATCTTTTCAGGCAGGATCTTTTGTATCGAATCCGTGCCATGGAAATCAAACTGCCCCCTCTCAGGGAGAGGCAAACAGATATTGAAGAAATCACCGTTAAAAAACTCCATGAATTTGCAAACCGATACAAGATTTCAACCAAAGCCATTTCGCCTGAATTTCTCAAAATCTTATCCAAACACAAATGGCCTGGAAATATCCGTGAATTGATCAATGTGCTGGAATATGTACTGGCATCGGCCGGCAATGATCCAACACTTTTCCCCAAACATTTACCCCCAGAATACCGGATGTCCGAGCTAAAGTTTGAGCCGGTTTTGCCAACAAACTTAAAACTCTCCGCCCCCATGGGGATTGAAAACGGACTGCCCGCCCTGAACGATTACCGGGCCATGTTTGAAAAAAATTATCTAAAAGAGTTGATCAACCGCTCAAGAGGGGACCGGAAAGCGGCCTGCCGAATTTCCGGCACATCCCAGTCCCGCTTGTATGGGCTTTTAAAAAAATACGGCCTTCCCGGTTTTGGCCCTTCCTATATTTTTCGCCCCTGCTTTTTTCTATAAACGTTCCTGATTCCCATAAACAGGAACAGCTTGATTCCTGTTTATGGGAATATCCATCTATCCCTTAATCTAAAATCTCTTGATCACGCCCATAACCCATCGGTATTATAGCAAAATTCAAATAAAATACCCATTGGCATGCATTCTGCTTTAACCCAACACTAAAGGCGATCTATATTTAATATAAAAGGGGTGAATCAGGAGAAAATGAAACTCATCATATATACTAAGGATAAAGATTCTTTGGGAAAAAAACTTGGAAAAATGATTCACCAGCAACTTCCAGAAGTTCAAATTGAGACTATAGATTCTGCCGGTCATTTATCCCAGATCCTTTGCAGGCCGTTAAACAGGATATCGGTAATCATTTTTTTTACGGCCTGTAAAAAAGATATCCATGACCTGCTGGGCTTAAAACCTTTATTTGACAACACCAGGCGAATTTTGGTTCTGCCCGATGAGGCAAAGGGGATGATGGCCTTTGGGCTTCAATTAAATCCCAGCTTTATCAGTTCCCAGGACAGCGACTTTTTAGATATTATATCTGTTTTAAAAAAAATATATCAGAACACAAGGGAG
It encodes:
- a CDS encoding DUF3786 domain-containing protein; this encodes MSEHSKIFETHYQNYCRQIQAIDLDAIKKRLNIQVKNNIAHVRLFDQTYQVSGRGIFDEANKKADYVTCVILSKYLLNCPDQSYLDADWCTFRDFKKESHFTNANFFNSDTTRKIIDFFSGRLIELKTAAEHIQGVNEQTDLAYDLSFSFTALPRLSLLLLVNEADDDFPADCKVLFQRQGEYYLDPESLAMTSGLLAQKLIRADETKGD
- a CDS encoding 4Fe-4S dicluster domain-containing protein, which encodes MDSYLTKYAVRYDQWLGKDKMKYSSKVIPIHQSLEARQWVMPTQQAISIIARADSFALTPCACRTHYQCDKPKEVCFLLNDFAQKAVEQKAARKIDFNEAEQVLHTAAEAGLVHLSLYRPDQKVFALCNCCSCCCHDLQLLIKHHRTELVMHSDFIAATNETLCTGCGFCTENCPFKARDLTDQGRIAFNPQLCYGCGVCIPICPENAIEMKERHKLPTL
- a CDS encoding DUF3786 domain-containing protein; translation: MAEFKNTMDVFKILKKTNCRKCNKPTCLAFAAAVFQGQIALSECPFINKELLEKYGSQKLEYESAPEQDYIKVMGQLKDRIKKIDLESRAEPLGAKFSKGRLTLKIFGKDFGIDEKGEISTDIHVNQWIAPPVYNYILNSKGLPLTGSWVPFRELKTSKDWARFFEYQCVGAFKQVADTNPSFFKDIIELFNGKPVQNHYDADISLMIRPLPLLPMLICYNRAEDGLESDLNLFFDDSADKNLPIENIYSLSTGLVNMFKRLAQTHG
- a CDS encoding IS4 family transposase; protein product: MTHISVPKKQLRSLNFDNFRCPLIKSLSKAPELQSRGDRPLKMTFEDQINALVYFHLQEHKSARHLIQDLKENVFAKENIAPDGGISRSSFCEAINHRGLEQLQFIFEDLYKQALECHPGEHAELGELVSIDGSLINAVLSMHWANYRKGSKKAKVHCGFDINHGIPNKIFLTEGNGAERTFVPKILSKGQTGVMDRGYQSHKEFDLLQEQGKHFVCRIKTRTTRTIIDNHETPSDSYIFYDALVKLGTPNQNQTKRPVRVVGYKIAGVKYYVATDRHDLTAEQIATIYKLRWTIEDFFKWWKEHLKVYHLIARSEYGLMVQILGGLITYLLLAIHCQKQFNEKVTIKRVRQLRTAILNDLFGCEEQSSHSSNRDNIVKDQKIIEQAKT
- a CDS encoding response regulator, coding for MKWVNAICEPEPVPGPKGHFLRGTIQDVTERKKMEQRIQQTQKMEALGTLAGGIAHDFNNILSSIFGFTELAKLNSNGDQKILNNLKQVLDAGLRARELVKHILTFSRKSDAQKDVIRVVSLVKECLKFLKASISPDIDIKMHFPGTDHMVMADPTQLHQVFMNLFTNSAYAMKDHGGILDVKLKSIDLGADDTFLLKQLPRGKYVHITVSNTGCGIPKNVIEKVFDPFFTTKHKGEGTGMGLSLVYGIVQEMNGHISIHSEPGMGASVEMLIPEQTSKTGEDENRKAEPLITERSRILIVDDEPSIIEWTSQMLGTLGYDIVGMNNGLDAVDAFKRDPMGFDLVLTDLRMPGMDGLELSALLKAERPDIPIVLCTGFSEGVTSETIQACGISDLIMKPMITSELSRIIKAALKLGQKQE
- a CDS encoding cache domain-containing protein, translating into MAELRVKKNDLIDGFPPKKTLVSSLKILLPLYTTYIIFVLSLFLVFIPQQKKQLLDQKKEAIHNLTDSVISLLYEFELKIKQGEITPETARAEAKHQIRTLRYGPEGKDYFWINDMHPFMVMHPYRSDIEGSDLRVFKDAAGKYPFVAMVETVMKKQGGFVGYHWQWKDIPQKKVPKISYVEKFSPWGWVLGTGFYVDDIHREIKLIRQKILTIFGGILVFIILLSLYITKQVIQIEQKKNLAEKARNLDELRLKKLFELNQMTHASMNALTEFALEEAISLTQSEIGYLAFLSEDESQLRMHTWSRQAMRQCEIEDKILVYKVADTGLCAEAARSRKPLIINDYPNFSSSAKQGYPQGHVKILRVMNVPIFDGDKMVALAGVGNKKEDYNDSDVRQLGLMMDGVWKILQRKKAVVDLRKSEERYRLLAENATDAIWILQLADFRFSYVSPAMEGLSGYAPAEFIGLEMEEHLTQKSREQLSAVISQELDRDGADAKRFNVLELEMIQKSGSTIWIEVNARFLKNDKGIPEKILGITRDITQRKSLEKKLVESNADLRIAQKIAGIGNWSSDPQTGVRVWSEELYQIFERDPEKGPYPFADLQKIYVGKWWEQFDSAIHKAYSQG